TAGTGATTCAGGATCAGACGTGTCGCCGATGATACTGATTCAGAATCAGACGTGTCGCCGATGATACTGATTCAGGATCAGACGTGTCGCCGATGATACTGATTCAGGATCAGACGTGTCGCCGATGATACTGATTCAGGATCAGACGTGTCGCCGATGATAGTGATTCAGGATCAGACGTGTCGCCGATGATACTGATTCAGGATCAGACGTGTCGCTGATGATACTGATTCAGGATCAGACGTGTCGCCGATGATAGTGATTCAGGATCAGACGTGTCGCCGATGATACTGATTCAGAATCAGACGTGTCGCCGATGATACTGATTCAGGATCAGACGTGTCGCCGATGATACTGATTCAGGATCAGACGTGTCGCCGATGATAGTGATTCAGGATCAGACGTGTCGCTGATGATACTGATTCAGGATCAGACGTGTCGCCGATGATACTGATTCAGGATCAGACGTGTCGCCGATGATACTGATTCAGGATCAGACGTGTCGCCGATGATACTGATTCAGGATCAGACGTGTCCCAGCTGCTGCtgtagtgatgatgatggtgtacCTGCCTTCCTCATCTGTGTCCCTGCAGGTGAGAAGGCTGCTGCAGACAGGAAGCTCTGCTCCTGTTCGTCTTCAGGGTAAGATAAGGACGCTACCTGACTTTCACCTCTTCACCCACTACAGTCTTGATGGGACCAGTACAGTCCTGTGTGGGGACCAGTACAGTCCTGTGGGGACCAGTACAGTCCTGTGTGGGGACCAGTACAGTCCTGATGGGACCGGTACAGTCCTGTGGGATCAGTACAGTCCTGTGGGGACCAGTACAGTCCTGATGGGACTAGTACAGTCCTGTGGGGGACCAGTACAGTCCTGTGGGACCAGTTCAGTCCTGTGGGGACCAGTACAGTCCTGTGTGGGACCAGTATAGTCCTGTGGGACCAGTACAGTCCTGTGGGATCAGTACAGTCCTGTGGGGACCAGTACAGTCCTGTGCAGGACCAGTACAGTCCTGTGTGGGACCAGTTCAGTCCTGATGGGACCAGTACAGTCCTGATCGGACCAGTACAGTCCTGTGTTGGACCAGTACAGTCCTGATGGGACCAGTACAGTACTGATGGGACCAGTTCAGTCCTGATGGGACCAGTACAGTCCTGTGGGGACCAGTACAGTCTTGTGTGGGACCAGTACAGTCCTGATGGGACCAGTACAGTCCTGATGGGATCAGTACAGTCCTGTGGGGACCAGTACAGTCCTGATGGGACCAGTACAGTCCTGTGGGGGACCAATACAGTCCTGTGGGGACCAGTACAGTCCTGATGGGACCAGTACAGTCCTGTGTGGGACCAGTACTGTCCTGTGTGGGACCAGTACAGTCCTGATGGGACCAGTACAGTCCTGTGGGGACCAGTACAGTCCTGTGGGGGACCAATACAGTCCTGTGGGGGACCAATACAGTCCTGTGGGGACCAGTACAGTCCTGATGGGACCAGTTCAGTCCTGATCGGACCAGTACAGTCCTGTGTGGGACCAGTACAGTCCTGATGGGACCAGTACAGTACTGATGGGACCAGTTCAGTCTTGATGGGACCAGTACAGTCCTGTGTGGGACCAGTACAGTCCTGTGGGGACCAGTACAGTCCTGTGTGGGACCAGTACAGTCCTGATGGGACCAGTTCAGTCCTGATGGGACCAGTACAGTCCTGTGGGGACCAGTACAGTCCTGATGGGACCGGTACAGTACTGATGGGACCAGTACAGTCCTGTGTGGGACCAGTACAGTCCTGTGTGGGACCAGTACAGTCCTGATGGGACCAGTTCAGTCCTGATGGGACCAGTACAGTCCTGATGGGACCAGTTCAGTCTTGATGGGACCAGTACAGTCCTGTGGGACCAGTACAGTCCTGTGGGGACCAGTACAGTCCTGTGTGGGACCAGTACAGTCCTGATGGGACCAGTTCAGTCCTGATGGGACCAGTACAGTCCTGTGGGGACCAGTACAGGCCTGATGGGACCAGTACAGTCCTGTGGGACCAGTACAGTCCTGTGGGGACCAGTACAGGCCTGATGGGACCAGTACAGTCCTGATGGGACCAATCTGTGTTCACACTGTCAGCTCAGACCTGTTGTGAGTTGTCAGGAcatgtttagcttagcttagcttagcataaagactggaggcaGGTGGAAACTGTTAGCTTACCAGAACAATCTGATTGACATGTTATTGAACTAAATCATGACCGAAGCATCAGTACAGATCTGTCAGCTggcagtgtgtgcgtgtgatgtcacttcctgtgaatGATCCTCCACTCACATGGATCCCTGATGAACTCCATGATGTCCGTTTTCCTTCCTGTTGTATTTCCCTCCTTTTTGGAatgaccacttcctgtttatctTCACCTGAACCACACCTCACCTCGTGAGTCCAAGAAAAGTCCCAGAAAAAATATCAAGAATAAGTTTTTTAATTGAGAATGGCAGAATATCTGGTGAGGTGGATCTTAATGCGACACTGAGCTGGAGTTTTCTGTTGAATGTGAAGTCAATCCAGCGTACAGTGTGAGGGAGGGTCCTCTCtccaaaattaaatgtttggGCTTTAATTACAGCGCCCCCACCTGGCTGACTGGGCAGCATTTGCACATAACACATCACTGTGTGAGACCGAGCTGACATGTCCTCAGTGTTCAGGACTCTGAGTCTGTCAGGCTAACGCTGAAGACATTCAGTAGTATCATCTTTGTGCTCTGAcgctctccttcctcttctccttcctcttctccttcttcttctccttcttctccttctccttgttGTAGATTGTTGACGGCGTCGTTCAGAGCATCAAACTGATCACAGAGAACGCCAGCAGACGCATCGCTGAGTATGCCTTTGAATATGCCAGAAACAACCAAAGAAACAGCGTGGTGGCCGTCCACAAAGCCAACATCATGTGAGTCAGATAATAATAACAGGAAGCTCTGACTCTGTGGTGGTAATGTTTCTGTCACAGCGCCCCCTGCTGTATCactcactgtctgtgtgtctctctgtctgtgcgtCCAGGCGGATGTCAGACGGTCTGTTCCTGAGAAAATGTCGTGAGGTGGCTGAAAACTACAAAGACATCAAGTTCACAGAGATGTACCTCGACACCGTGTGCCTCAATGTGAGTTCATCAGCTGACCGACAAACCACAGGTCTGAATCCTTCTGATGatgaaaacaggaagtaaaaggtttttttttttaaatccagaaTCCCAACTAGTGAAACACTCTGCTGCGATGATGTCACTACCCTGACATCTTTCTCTGTATGGAAGGGCGGGACAGTCTGCggttcttttctgtttttcaaatCAGTCGTTATCTAAATGCGGTGCTGCAGGTTACAGCGTCTTCAGAGTCCGACATGTCTGAGGAGAGTGACgaacagctgatcagctgtTTCTGACTGCCTTCACTGTGGCTCACTGACGCTCACTGATGCTCACTGATGCTCACTGATGCTCACTGAGGCTCACTGACGCTCACTGACGCTCACTGACGCTCACTGAGGCTCACTGACGCTCACTGAGGCTCACTGAGGTTCACTGAGGTTCACTGAGGCTCACTGAGGTTCACTGACGTTCACTGAGGTTCACTGAGGTTCACTGACGTTCACTGAGGCTCACTGACGCTCACTGACGCTCACTGACGCTCACTGAGGTTCACTGAGGCTCACTGAGGTTCACTGAGGTTCACTGAGGCTCACTGAGGCTCACTGACGCTCACTGAGGCTCACTGACACTCACTGAGGCTCACTGAGGTTCACTGAGGTTCACTGAGGCTCACTGAGGCTCACTGACGCTCACTGAGGTTCACTGAGGTTCACTGAGGTTCACTGAGGTTCACTGACGCTCACTGAGGCTCACTGACGCTCACTGAGGTTCACTGAGGTTCACTGAGGTTCACTGAGGTTCACTGACGCTCACTGACGCTCACTGAGGTTCACTGACGCTCACTGAGGTTCACTGAGGCTCACTGAGGTTCACTGAGGCTCACTGAGGTTCACTGAGGTTCACTGAGGCTCACTGACGCTCACTGACGCTCACTGACGCTCACTGAGGTTCACTGACGCTCACTGACGCTCACTGACGCATACTGACGCTCACTGAGGTTCACTGAGGCTCACTGAGGTTCACTGAGGTTAACTGAGGTTCACTGAGGTTCACTGAGGTTCACTGACGCTCACTGACGCTCACTGAGGTTCACTGAGGCTCACTGAGGTTCACTGAGGTTAACTGAGGTTCACTGAGGTTCACTGAGGTTCACTGACGCTCACTGACGCTCACTGAGGTTCACTGAGGCTCACTGACACTCACTGAGGCTCACTGAGGCTCACTGACACTCACTGAGGCTCATAACCTGTCAGGCATGAAGCTGCTACCTGAGTCCTGTGTGAAGCctccactgacagaaacactGACTGTACCTCACAGCTGAGATCAGTCAGCTGTCGATCTACCGCTGACTCCATTGGTCactttgttattgtgtgacttccaGAACCGAACTAACGTGGCGCCCACAGCAGTACGTAGGTTTATACTGTAGGTAGCAATGACATGAACCTATGTCACATCACATGACAACTTTTTTAgaaaggcttcagaaaataacAGCAGGACGCTGAAAAGAACCGCGAGTAAAATTTAATGTTTGGATTTAAATCTGTCAGAACACGACTGTAGACTACAGACTCCAGTTCAGACAGACTCTGATGGACATGAtggtttgtctctgtctctgtctctgtctctgactgtctctgtctgtctttgactgtctctgtctgtctctggctgtctctgtctgtctttgactgtctctgtctgtctttgtctgtctctgtctgtctttgactgtctctgtctgtctttgtctgtctctgtctgtctttgactgtctctgtctgtctttgactgtctctgtctgtctctgtctgtctttgactgtctctgtctgtctttgtctgtctctgtctgtctttgactgtctctgtctgtctttgactgtctctgtctgtctctgtctgtctttgactgtctctgtctgtctttgactgtctctgtctgtctttgactgtctctgtctgtctttgtctgtctttgactgtctctgtctgtctttgactgtctctgtctgtctttgtctgtctctgtctgtctttgactgtctctgtctgtctttgactgtctctgtctgtctttgactgtctctgtctgtctttgactgtctctgtctgtctttgtctgtctttgactgtctctgtctgtctttgactgtctctgtctgtctttgtctgtctctgtctgtctttgactgtctctgtctgtctttgactgtctctgtctgtctctgtctgtctttgactgtctctgtctgtctttgactgtctctgtctgtctttgtctgtctctgtctgtctttgactgtctctgtctgtctttgactgtctctgtctgtctttgtctgtctctgtctgtctttgactgtctctgtctgtctttgtctgtctctgtctgtctttgactgtctctgtctgtctctggctgtctctgtctgtctctctctctctgtctctgactgtgtctgtctctgactgtgtctgtctctgtctgtgtctgtctctgtctctgactgtctctgactgtctctgtctctgaagaACACTGAGCTTCTGTTGGATCTTTCAGATGGTTCAGGATCCCACCCAGTTCGACGTTCTGGTGATGCCCAACCTGTACGGAGACATCCTCAGGTCAGACTATCAACAGCTAACACTTgactgatggtgatgatggtgatgattatGATGTTGATgacgatgatggtgatgatgacgatgatggtgatgattatgatgttgatggtgatgatggtgatgatggtgatgattatgatgttgatggtgatgatggtgatgatgatgatgatgttgttgCAGTGATCTGTGTGCTGGTCTGATCGGAGGACTCGGGGTCACTCCCAGCGGGAACATAGGAGCGAACGGAGTCGCCATCTTTGAATCggtttgtttctcttttatttttcatttcatgtctGAAACAATCGACTTCATTGATCAGTCAGTTTATGATTCACTTATTTAGTTTATGAAATAATTCACCTTCACTGATCTCAGAGCAGCAGGTGTTACAGACAGATAATAAATCTCAGgcagtgtgacatcacagaggcaGACATGTTGGAGGGTTGGTCATGATGATCAATAGAACTGATCAGTTATTAAATAGGAACTGTAAATGTTGTGCTGTTGTTGCAGCTCCTCCTCAGATACCAGATCATAAACTGATACACATCAGTCAAAGCACTGAGTGAGTACGACAGAAATAAAGACGCAGACAGAGGAGCGGCTCATTTCATAAATAATGATGTCATGTTTCTGAACACAAAACGAAATGAGACTGAGATTTGTAGAAGAATTAATCTGACTGACGAAGCACAAATGAATCCTGACAGTTAAAGCTCCAGAGTGTCAGATTTAAAGTGAATCTAATGGTTGTGTTCTCGtgacctcagaatgagctgtttatatctacatagcaACTCCTCATCTACAGAGggcgccatgttgcaccgccatgtttctatagCTATATGGCTTTATATGTCTCTATGCCAGCAACAGATGGAGCCATCATCCGTCCCAtctttgtaaacacaacatttcatcTGCAGCTTCAGGGAGTTTCATTAATTTGGCtcaaacgtccacctggactgaAGAACAAACTGATCTGAATTTTGTgaccaaaggtcaaaggtcagtgtgacctcacaaaacatgtttttgtccataactgaagaattcatccactaattctgaccaaacttgacacaaatgtctaacaggataaaataatgaaggtcaaaaggtcaaaggtcagcttgactgtgacatcatcatgttttaacgtcatatctcaggaacagaaggggagacatttggtcagatactgaattggtgactctaatcttgaaactgtgctgattgtatagatcttctgtgtgtgaagcatccatgttttcactgacatggatggagactgtcagagacactggactggtgggcggagtcatacaaccacagggtggactggtggatctgtaatcctcactgatAAACGACAATAAATCCTCCTAAATTTGACACACTGGAACTTTAAAGTCAAACTTCATTTATTCACCTGTTGGACGAGTTAAAGGAGCCAAAGATATTTTAGTTCACAAACATTAAACTTTGtcctgacgtgtgtgtgtgtgtgtgtgtgtgtgtgtgtgtgtgtgtgtgcgcgtgcgtgtgcGCTACAGGTCCATGGCACCGCCCCTGACATCGCCGGTATGGACATGGCGAACCccacagctctgctgctcagtgCTGTCATGATGCTGCGTCATATGGGTCTCCATGACTACGGCAACAAGATCCAGACGGCGTGTTTCGACACCATCAGAGACAAGAAGGTGAGACTGAAGCTCACACGCTTTGCACAGTTGGAGCAATCTGCGCTCGCAGccattgtgttgctttcagTGACAGTAAAGTGGGGTCTGACGTAATGAGCAGTTTGAGGCTGTAACCATGGAAACGGTGATGTCTGatgaggtgtgtttgtgtctcaggtGCTGACGAAGGACCTGGGAGGAAACTCCAAGTGTTCAGAGTTTACAGCTGAAATCTGCCGTCGTGTCCAGGACCTGGAGTGAAGCTGTAGAGGCGGAGCAGCTGTGGGagtctctctgctcctcccgcctcctcctgcctcctcctgtctcctcctgctgactgGTTGTATCTCTGGAGCTGCAGGGACGTGTCAGCGGGGGGGGTTCCTGGGTTCTGTTTTTACATGAAGAAAAGAGTGATATTGTTTTCTTCAGAGGTGTGGAGGGGTGGGGCTACTGCATCGGGGGCGGGGCCTCTTCAGCACCTACCTGGCTAGTTAACATGCTTATACATTCGCAGCAAACATACGCACAGATGTCACATGACCAAGTCTGGATGATACCAGAGTgtgtgtaatattaataatgatatCAGTGCTCTGCTCTGTCGTCTGGACACTTTggatttttgttatttttttaacggTAACTTATTTATTGTTTCCTGTTACTGTCTCAAGCCGCCGCTCCTCAGGCTCACATATATCAGACCTTATTAAGGAGGACTGAGCTGCTGTCTCTCTGTCGCTCTTCTGTCTCCACACAAACATCAGGCTTCTCATGAACTAACAGCTTTAACACAGTCACTCATTAAAGGGCTTTTCTCAAAGACTCACACTCAGTTTGAAAATTCGTGTTTCTTAAACTGTGAAAATAAATCTGTCACTTGTCACATTTAAGATCAAACAGTGTGTGTAACATGACACAGTACGAGGCGTCACATCCTTCAGCCATCAGACTGCAGCTGTCGAGACA
The Epinephelus lanceolatus isolate andai-2023 chromosome 2, ASM4190304v1, whole genome shotgun sequence DNA segment above includes these coding regions:
- the LOC117252895 gene encoding isocitrate dehydrogenase [NAD] subunit alpha, mitochondrial-like; the encoded protein is MTVSRMAGSAWRSLLTQVVAGSARRPALSSASFSRGMQTVTLIPGDGIGPEISTAVMKIFEAAKAPIRWEERNVTAIKGPGGRWMIPPDAKESMDRSKIGLKGPLKTPIAAGHPSMNLLLRKTFDLYANVRPCVSIEGYKTPYTDVDLVTIRENTEGEYSGIEHVIVDGVVQSIKLITENASRRIAEYAFEYARNNQRNSVVAVHKANIMRMSDGLFLRKCREVAENYKDIKFTEMYLDTVCLNMVQDPTQFDVLVMPNLYGDILSDLCAGLIGGLGVTPSGNIGANGVAIFESVHGTAPDIAGMDMANPTALLLSAVMMLRHMGLHDYGNKIQTACFDTIRDKKVLTKDLGGNSKCSEFTAEICRRVQDLE